The genomic segment TATCTACAATTCGATCATGGATTTATGCCTTTATGACGAATTTATTTGGATTATTGGCGACGATAACGGGGAATGGGAAATATATCCCATTAGTCCCGCATGGGTAATTAATCGCAAATTCAAAAACCCATGGACACTCAAATCAATCACCTTCAGCTACGAGGGTGAACAGATCGAGATTGATGCAGATAATGTGATCCGCGTTTGCGGCTACCGGCCTGGCAGCTTCAAAAAAGGCTCAAGCCCTATCAATGCCCTGAAGGACACTCTGCGTGAGCAGCTGGAGGCGGCCGCGTATCGCGGGCAGCTGTGGCGTCGAGGCCCGCGAATCAGTGGGGTGATTGAGCGCCCAATGGGGGCGAAGTGGGAGAACTCTGACCGGCGTCGCTTCAAAGCGTCATGGCAGGCACAGTACTCAGGGCGTGGGTCTGGAACCGGCGGTACCCCGATCCTTGAGGATGGCATGAAATTCGTGCCGCACCACCTCAGTGCGCATGATGAGCAGCTTGTTGATGTGGCCAAGCTGAGCTTGGCGACGGTTGCCAGTGTGTACCACGTCAATCCCACCATGGTGGGTTTGCTGGATAATGCGAACTACTCGAATGTGCGCGAGTTTCGCAAAAGCCTTTATGGCGATTCCCTTGGCCCGATCATTAAGCAAATTGAGGGCACGCTGAATGTGTTTCTGCTTCCCAAAATGGGAATTGACACCGATAGGTTTTATGTTGAATTCAACCTAGAGGAAAAGCTACGCGCCTCATTTGAGGAAAAAGCTGCGGTGACTTCCACGGCTGTCGGTGCGCCGTGGATGACAGTGAACGAGGCTCGTGAGCTGAATAATCTCAAGAACATTAACGGTGGCGATGAGCTGATAATGCCGCTGAACATGACGAAAGTCGAACAAGGTGGCGATGAAGGTGTTGGCGATGGTGTGGACCAGGGAGGTGATTGAGTGAAAACGAAAAACGTTAATATCCTCGTCAAAGCGGTAGGCGACGAGGGTGATACCGGCGATCAAGGCGTGATTGAGGCGTACGCCTCGGTGTTCGGCAATCGGGATTCGTACGGGGATGTAGTTATGCCTGGCGCATTTACTGAGACCCTTCAGGAATGGGCGGAATCAGGGAATGCGATTCCCCTGCTGTACGGCCATGACTTTGGTGACCCGTTTAGCAATATCGGCGCGGTTACTTCCGCGTCGGAGGATGAGCATGGGCTGAAAATAACAGCTAGCCTTGACCTTGACAACGCCAAGGCTAAGCAGGTGTACCGGCTGCTCAAAGAGCGACGGCTGACACAGATGAGCTTTGCCTACGACATTATTGACGGCGGCGAGGGGAAGCTTGATGATGAATGGTGCTTTGAGCTTCGAAAACTGAAACTATATGAGGTTTCGGTAGTGCCGATTGGTGCCAATCAGGAAACCGAAGTGACATCAGTTAAATCATTTGATGACGCGGAAAAGAAAGAATCCACAGGCCGGAATAATTACATTAATTCCCGGCTGCTAATCCTGGAGAAGGAGTAAATATGAAGCTTAAAGAACGTCGCGTTTCCCTGCTTAATGAGGTCAAGGAAATGCACGCCGCATACGGCGATTCCATGACTGATGACCAGTTCGCGGAAATCAAATCCAAATTCGACGAGGTGGACGCCCTTGATGTTGAGATCAAGGCCGCTGACGAGCGCAATGGCACTTTACGTCGCCTGAAAGCCATGGGCGGGGATGATGACCCGCGAACCGACACGCATGAGGTGAAAGCTGCTAGCGTTGGTGAGCACTTCGTCATGCACGCCAAGGGCGCGCTGGCTGGCTGGGAAAAGGGCACACCCCTAAGTGTTTCCGCGCCCGAATACAAAGCCGCTGATGATGCGTTCAAACGCACGGACACGCTCAACAACTTCGAGGCTGAGCGCATCCGCCCAATCGTGAACCAAAAGCGCGAACGCCTGGTAGTCGCGGACCTCATGGGCGACCATCCCATGAGCGGCGCAATTATTCAGTACCTTGTGGAGAAAAACAAGCGCATCGCCGATGGCGGCGCAGACACTGTTGCTGAGGACGGCAAGAAACCGTACATCAAGTACGACGATTACGATCTTGTGACGGAAGCCCCATCCAAGATTGCGGTACTTACGCGCATCACCGACGAGATGATGCAAGACCACGCGTATGTGGTGGGCAAAATCAACTCTGATCTGGTCTATGACCTGTCGGTCAAGGAGGAACAGCAGCTGTTGTTTGGCGACGGCTCAGGTAGTAACCTGCGCGGCGTCGCCAACCGTTCCGGCATCCAGACGCTGGCAAGCTCTGCTTTCACCAACTGGTCTGATGATTTCTACCGCGCTATCAACATGGTAGGTAACGCCACCGACTTCGAGGCTGACGGCATCGTCATCAACACCGCTGACTATGAGAAGCTGCGCCTAATGAAAGACAGCAATGGTCAGTATTTGGGCGGCGGTATTTTCCAGGGTCAGTACGGTCAGGGCGGCATTCTCATCAAGCCGCCACTGTGGGGCCTGAACACTGTCGTGACGAATGCCGTGCCGAAGGGCACCGCGTTTGTTGGCGCATGGCGTATGGGTGCGACGATCCTGCGTAAGGGGGGCATCCGCGTGGATGCCGCGAACACCAACGTTGATGACTTTGAGCACAACCGTGTGACGTTGCGTGCTGAAGAGCGTCTAGGTCTGATGATTCAGATTCCGGCGTCGTTCGTGAAAATGACGCTGACTGAGTGATAGGAGAGCTGCGTGAACGAGTATCGGGTCAAGTTGCCGAACGGTTTTGAAACAACGTTGCTGCTCGACGAGGAGCACAAGGAGCGTGATTACCCTGATGCCGTCCCCATGTCTGACGTTGATGCGGGGGATGATCTGAAAGCAAGCAGCACAGTGAAAACCGAATAGGGGGGATATGCCAATGCCTGATCACGGCATAACCCCCGACATGGTGCCAACCAGTAGCGCAATTACTGGTGATCAGATTGATGCGGTGGTGGAGACCGTTAGACGTATATGTGGTTGGCATATCTGGCCGGTGCGTGAGGAAACGGTAAAACTTGATTCTTCCGGCGACTGCCTTCTTTTCCTTCCTACTAAACGGCTCGTGGAGCTCAAGAGCATCGAGGTTGGTGGCAAGTCTGTTGGCCTGGACGCGGTGCAATGGTCGGAAGATGGCTACCTGCAAGGCCATTTCCCCGAAGGGCTACGGAACGTCGCCGTGACTATGCGGCACGGATACGACAGTGCCCTTGATTTGGTTGGTGTGTGCCTGCAGATGGCGAAACGGACGGCGGAAGCTCACTCCAGCTACCAGGTTGGTGGCATATCGGTGGGGGCATCCAACGGCATCACTCCACAGTCAACGGAGTGGCGCATAGTCGATTGCTACAAGCTGGGGCCGTTGCCATGATCTTCAATCAGCGGATCAGTATCCTGCGCGCAGGTAAAAAGCAAAGCCCTTACTCCACCAAGCCTGTCGCAGATTGGGGCAACCCAATAGTTATCCCCGTTGATTTCTTTGTCTCTATTCAACCTCAATCTACTTCCGAAGGCCCCTTAGAGCGCCCGAAGGTTGAAGCATCATGGCGGATGTACACGCCGCCCGGAACTGATCTTGATTTGCGCAGTGGTGACCGCGTACGGCTGTCTGGGATGCTCGATATGAATGTTGTTGGGAAACCGGCTAAGTGGCCAGACCCGTTCAACCCCGGTGCCGTCCACCATGTCGAGGCAAGTCTTGAGGTTGTTGATGGATAAGGTAACAGATGCTGTATGGCGTGCGGCGAACAAAAACGGGGAACTAACGCGCAAGATGCAGGAAGTCGCTGAACGCATCGCGGCCAGCGCAACGATGATTAGCCGCCGCGAAGGCGGTAAAGCAAACTATCGGGTTGAAACATCCATCCGCCCCGCTGGGCGTGCGCAGGTTCTTGTGGTTTCCGACGACCGCGATGAAGAGTATGGCACAGAGAAAACTAAACGGATAGGCGCTTTACGGCGCGCGGCGAAGGGGGAACATTAATGGATGTTTATAAGGCCCTTGTCGCCTTCCTGGGGGATAAGGGGTTCGGCCCTGTGTACACAGAGCTTCCACACGATGCGGAAGCGGATGGACTACCTTTCGTGGACCTGCAGCCCGTGGCGAAGCCTTTCACCACACATGGACTCAACGTACTCGGATTTGACGAGATCGATATTGATATTGATCTTTACGTTTCAGCCGATGACTGGGCTACCGGCAAGGCTGCGCGTCTTGCGCAGGTTCTACGGCTTCGCCTGCACGCGTTCCGCGATCCAGCGATCCGGGTCAAGGCCATTTCGGCACCTGCTCGACGCCCTGACAGGAACAACAAAATACGACGATTAGGGATAACTGTCACAGTGATGGTTCCCGCTCATATAGGAGATGATTCATGACCACGAAACTCTATACCGATGTTGACCTTACGGAACCGAATTACGCGGCTGAGCTCGCTCTGATTGGCGTGACCGGCGCACTGCACTACGCACCCTACGGCACGCCGCTGGCTCTCAATATGGCGCAGTATGAAAAACCGCATGTGGATTTCGGCTGGATTTCCGAAGATGGGCTAACGGAATCCTTGTCTGAGGATAAAAACGACTGGACCCCATGGCAGTCGCTGGATGCTCTGCGTTCGCAGATTTCCAAACGTGAAGTCACTTTCAAAGTTGTTGTGTGGTCCATTGGCGGCCTCGCTAATGCACTGTTTTACGCGGTGCCTGAGGAGGATATGGCCTATGACGCCAGCACGGGTATCACTAGCTTTGAGCAGGGCCAGAACATCCCGGACAAGTACAACTTTGTCTTGAGTATCGACATCCTCGACGGGCAGAAAGCGCGGCGTTTCATCATGCCGAACTGTGAGGTTGTGGAGCGCGGC from the Corynebacterium durum genome contains:
- a CDS encoding phage portal protein, which gives rise to MGLLSRLGILPKVTSAPDAYVLAAPLMEAISDEIGAYSVEKLWKEQPHLRAVTTFIARNIANISIHAYERDDDGGRVRARGGALPLLLKRANASQLMQTVIYNSIMDLCLYDEFIWIIGDDNGEWEIYPISPAWVINRKFKNPWTLKSITFSYEGEQIEIDADNVIRVCGYRPGSFKKGSSPINALKDTLREQLEAAAYRGQLWRRGPRISGVIERPMGAKWENSDRRRFKASWQAQYSGRGSGTGGTPILEDGMKFVPHHLSAHDEQLVDVAKLSLATVASVYHVNPTMVGLLDNANYSNVREFRKSLYGDSLGPIIKQIEGTLNVFLLPKMGIDTDRFYVEFNLEEKLRASFEEKAAVTSTAVGAPWMTVNEARELNNLKNINGGDELIMPLNMTKVEQGGDEGVGDGVDQGGD
- a CDS encoding HK97 family phage prohead protease is translated as MKTKNVNILVKAVGDEGDTGDQGVIEAYASVFGNRDSYGDVVMPGAFTETLQEWAESGNAIPLLYGHDFGDPFSNIGAVTSASEDEHGLKITASLDLDNAKAKQVYRLLKERRLTQMSFAYDIIDGGEGKLDDEWCFELRKLKLYEVSVVPIGANQETEVTSVKSFDDAEKKESTGRNNYINSRLLILEKE
- a CDS encoding phage major capsid protein; translated protein: MKLKERRVSLLNEVKEMHAAYGDSMTDDQFAEIKSKFDEVDALDVEIKAADERNGTLRRLKAMGGDDDPRTDTHEVKAASVGEHFVMHAKGALAGWEKGTPLSVSAPEYKAADDAFKRTDTLNNFEAERIRPIVNQKRERLVVADLMGDHPMSGAIIQYLVEKNKRIADGGADTVAEDGKKPYIKYDDYDLVTEAPSKIAVLTRITDEMMQDHAYVVGKINSDLVYDLSVKEEQQLLFGDGSGSNLRGVANRSGIQTLASSAFTNWSDDFYRAINMVGNATDFEADGIVINTADYEKLRLMKDSNGQYLGGGIFQGQYGQGGILIKPPLWGLNTVVTNAVPKGTAFVGAWRMGATILRKGGIRVDAANTNVDDFEHNRVTLRAEERLGLMIQIPASFVKMTLTE
- a CDS encoding phage tail protein translates to MTTKLYTDVDLTEPNYAAELALIGVTGALHYAPYGTPLALNMAQYEKPHVDFGWISEDGLTESLSEDKNDWTPWQSLDALRSQISKREVTFKVVVWSIGGLANALFYAVPEEDMAYDASTGITSFEQGQNIPDKYNFVLSIDILDGQKARRFIMPNCEVVERGDIKYGRGDLVGYEFTFKAAYDKESGYSIRREFREGWKPGTAGTALAGTAKVKSLGDWSGNANEKAGDGKTYLFSLKGATGGVFKITVGSAVVDGNGVKITDEKLQAELRKAGESKAMVSGSISTGFVVSGVSAKPVLDITKLEGVSTAEVTEIP